One Variibacter gotjawalensis genomic window, GTCGAATACGGCCGGAAGGTCTACGAGTTGTTCTTCAAGCGCGAGCTTGAGATCGACGACGCGGACGCTGTCGCAAATTTCATCGCGTCGATGGGCATGTCGGCTGACGACTATCGTGCCTTCCTCGCCGGCCCCGGCAAAGCCGAATACGACGCAGCACAAGAGCAGGCGATGGCCGATCAGATTTTCGGCGTGCCGATCTGCGTGTTCCGCGGCGAACAGTTCTGGGGCAACGATCGCGTTGCAATGCTGGAGCGCCGTCTGCAATCCGCCGGCCTCGCGCTCGACAATAAGAGCGCGGCTTAACGAGCTTCCACGAGGGGAGTCGAACGTGATCGATCTCTATTACTGGCCGACTCCCAACGGCTGGAAAATCTCGATCATGCTCGAGGAATGCGGCTTGCCTTACGAGGTGCGCCGGATACGGATCGGACGCGGCGAGCAGTTCGAGCCGAAGTTTCTAAAGGTCTCGCCCAATAATAAGATCCCGGCGATCGTCGATCACGATCCGCCGGGACAAAACTCCCCGCTCGCGATCTTCGAGAGCGGGGCTATTTTGATTTATCTCGCCGAGAAGGCGGGAAAGTTTCTGCCGAAAGATCTGCCGTCGCGCATGTCCGTGCTGCAGTGGCTGATGTGGCAGATGGGAGGCCTCGGCCCGATGGCCGGCCAGAACGGCCATTTCCTTCTCTACGCCAACGAGAAGATTCCGTACGCCATCGGCCGCTACGGCGAAGAGGTGAAGCGTCTCTACGGCGTTCTCGATCGCCGCCTTGGCGAAACGCAAGTCTACATGGCGGGCGATTACTCGATCGCCGATATCGCGACATTCCCGTGGATCATGACGCACAAGGCGCAGGGTCTCACGCTCGACGACTACCCGAATATCAAACGCTGGTACGCGGACATCCGCGCTCGCGACGCCGTGCAACGTGGCTTGGCTCTCGGTAAGGAACACTGGGGCCGCAAGCTGGATGACAAAGCGCGCGAAGCTCTGTTCAAGACATCCGCCGGCGAAGCATTGCAGAAGGAAATCACATGACGCTTCCCATGCTCGAAGGCATTCGCGTGATCGACATCACGCAGTTCGTCGCGGGGCCGGTGTGTTCGCGTTTGCTCGCTGACGCAGGTGCCGACGTGATCAAGATCGAACTTGCGCCATATGGCGATCGATCGCGCGTGCAGGGCTTCAAGCCGCGTGAGGCGGCTTATCAGCGCTCGTCGCGCAGCACGTATTTTTTTCAGCACAATCACTCGAAGCGCAGTCTCGCGCTCGATTTCAAGCATGAGAGCGGCCGCAAGATCTTGCGCGAGTTGATTGCCAAGGCCGACGTGCTCGTCGAGAATTTCGCGCCCGGCGTCATGGCGCGTGCCGGCCTCTCTTTCGAAGACATGAGTAAGATCAATCCGCGGCTCATCATGTGCTCGGTGTCGTTCGCCGGACAGACAGGGCCGCTCAGTACCAAGCCCGGTTACGACTACATCGCGCAGGCTTATTCCGGGGTGACGAGCTTAATCGGCGAACCAGATCGCAGCCCGTCGCAGATGCCGATCGCGATTGGCGACGTGTCTACCGGTGTTTCCGCCGCCATGGCGGTGGGCTTCGCGTTGTTCCATCGTGAGCGCACGGGGCGTGGGCAGCATGTGGAAGCAACGCTGCTCGACACCTATTTCCATATGCACGAAGCCAACGTGCCGAAAGTCGCGATCCGAGGAGAGAAATTCGCGGTCGAACGCACCGGCTCGCAGCATCCGGATGGCGGCCCGATCGGTCTTTTCCGCTGCGGCGATGACACGTTTATCTCGATCAACGTTCTGTCGCATCAGTTCGCACAGTTCGCCAAAACAATCGGCCGCCCGGAACTTGCCGAAGACCCGCGTTACGCGACGGCTCACGGGCGCCGCGACAATAATGCAGACCTGGTCGTCATCATCGAGCAATGGCTCGCGACTTTTCCGACGCGCGATGAGGCGATGCAGGTGCTCGATCGCGAACGCATCCCGTGCGCTCCGGTGCTGACGCTGCACGAAGCGATGCGTCAGCCGCATCTGCTCGATCGCGGCACGGTGCGCAAAGTGCACGACGACCAGATCGGCGATTTCCTGATTCCGGGCGCGCCCGCGCGCTTCTCCGAGTGGCCGCAGCCGGAAGGCCTGCGCGTCGACATGCTCGGCGAGAACAACGAGACGGTGCTTAAGGAGCTTGGCTACTCGGCCACGGACATCGCCGCCCTCTACAACGACAAGGTCATCGTTCGCGACAAACTTCTAGAGACAGGCGACAGCGTAAAGAGCCAAGAGCGCAAGACGGCCTAACGACGACGACCGCGGAAAATCGCGGCGAGAATAAAAAGAAGAAACGGAGGAAACATGCGCATCGGAACAGCGTGCCGCGCCGGCATGCTCGTGCTTGCGATGATGGGCGCCGCCCACGCGCAAGAGGACTACCCGAGCCGCAACATCACGCTCGTGGTGCCGTTCGCGGCAGGAAGCGGCGCCGACGCGGTTGCGCGCATTTTGGCGCAGCCCCTGGGGTTGGCGCTCGGCACGAATGTCGTCGTCGACAACAAGGCTGGAGCAAATGGCGCGATCGGCGCGACCTTCGTGGCGCGTGCAGCACCGGATGGGTATACGTTGATCCTGACGTCGAATACCACGCATGCCGCTAATCCGAATCTGATGAAGAATATCGCGTACGATCCGATCAAGGATTTTGCGCCGGTCGTTCGCGTCGGCAATTTCGGCTACATCCTCGCGACCGGGCCGGGCGCGCCGGGCACGACGGTGCCCGAGCTGGTCGCCTACGCGAAAGCCAATCCCGGCAAGTTGAGTTACGCCTACGGCAACGCGACCGGCGTTGTCGCCGCTGAGGCATTCAAACGCCAGACCGGCACCGACATCGTCAAGGTGCCATACAAGAGCACGCCTCCGGCGTTGACCGACCTCATCGCCGGCCGTGTCGCGATGATGTTCGTCGATCTGCCGTCGAGTTCCTCACATGTCGAGTCTGGCGCGCTGCGCGCGCTCACGGTGACGTCGCGTGATCGCAGTGCGATGGCGCCCGAAATCAAGTCCATGAAGGAAGTCGGCCTTCCGGAGTTCGACATCACGGCCTGGGCCGCGATCTTCGCACCGGCCGGAACCCCTCCCTCGGTAATCGCAAAGCTGAACACGGAGCTGCGCAAGATCGTCGACGATCCGGCGATCAAGAAGCGTCTCGCCGCCATCGGCTTCGACTCGTTTTCGAGTTCGTCCGAAGAGCTGCGCGTTTTCGTTGCTGACGAACTCATCAAATGGACGGCGCTGATCAAAGACGCCGGCATGCAGGCCGAATAGAGGGAACACCATGACGATACGTTTGAAACTTGCGAGCGCTCTGCTTGCGCTCTCGGCCTCATGCGCGATGGCGAGCGACTACCCGTCGCGTCCGATCACCGTCATCGTGCCGTATGGCGCGGGCGGACCGACCGATACGGTCGCGCGAATTATTTCGCAGGCGTTGAGCGAACAACTCGGCGAACGCCTCGTGATCGAAAACGTCGCGGCGGCCGGCGGCACTGTCGGTTCGGCGCGTGTCGCGCGTTCCGACAAGGACGGCTACACGCTGCTCTTCAACCACATCGGTATGGCGACCGCACCGTTCTTCTATCCGAATGCGCCCGCGCATCCGGTGAAAGACTTCGATCCAATCGGCCAAGTCGCCGACGTGCCGATGTCATTGATCGGGCGACAAGGACTTGGTGCCGACGATGGCGCGAAGCTGATCGCCCTCGCGAAGCAGAAGGGCAAAGAGATCTCTATCGCTCACGCCGGTCCGGGCACCGCGTCGTTCCTCTGCAGCTCGTTGCTGCAGCACGCGACCGGGATGCGGCCGACGGAAGTGTCTTACAATCGCGGTTTCGCGCCGGCGCAAGTCGATCTCATCGCCGGCCGCGTCGATTTGATCTGCGATCAAACCACCACAACGACCAATGCAATCAACAGCGGCGGCGCTAAAGCTTACGCGGTCACCACGAAGAAGCGGCTTGAGACATTACCCAACGTGCCGACCATGAACGAGATCGGCGTCAAGGATTTCGAATTGGCGATCTGGCACGGCTTCTACGCGCCGAAGGGAACGCCGAAGCCCATCATCGATAAGCTCAGTGCCGCGCTCGAAAAGGCGCTGCGGAGCAAATTAGTCGCGGATCGCTTTGCCGAGCTGGGCGCTGTCCCGGTTTCGGCAGAGGACGCGACGCCCGCCGGCCTTGCCAAGAAGCTTCAGTCGGAGATGGATCGCTGGGGGCCCGTGATCCAGGCATCGCAGAAGCCGCAGTCGAATTAGCTGCATCACTCCATGCGGCGGCGGAACATCCACGCCGCGACGCTGAGCGTTACGATCGCGATGAGGATTAGCGGGATGGTGTTGCGCACCATCTCGTCGAGCGGAAGTCCTTTGAGGAATACGCCGCGCACGATCGCGATAAAATAGCGCAGCGGGTTGATCACCGTGACATGCTGCAGCCATGTCGGCATGTTGTCGATTGGAGTCGCGAAGCCGGACGTCAGCGTCGCCGGAATCATAAAGAGGAATGAGCCGAGGATCGCTTGCTGCTGCGTGGCAGAGAGCGACGAGATAAAAAGCCCAATGCCGATCAGCGCGGTCAAATAGAAGAAAACGCCGATATAGAACATCGCGAGCGCGCCATGCACCGGCAGCCCAAACCAGAACACGGCCGCCAGCAGATAGAACGTGCAGTGCACGTGCCCGATGATCAGCGGCGGAACGGTCTTGCCGACGAGAATTTCATGTGTGCGCAGCGGCGAGACCATCAGCTGATCGAATGTGCCGAGTTCGCGCTCGCGGGCGACAGACAATCCGGTGACGATGAGGCCGATCAGCACGGCGATCACGGCGATCAGGTTCGGAACCATGAACCACTGCGTATCGAGTGCGGGGTTGAACCAGAAGCGCGGGACGATCGGCTCGGCGGGCTCCGCGCCGGCGCGCAGCGTGATATCGGCCGAATAGGCCGTAACGATCTGCGAGACGTAAGCGCCGGCGAGTTGCGATGCGTTGGAACGCCGCCCATCGAGAATGAGTTGGATATCCGTCGGCCGTCGCGCCGCGATATCGGCCGAGAACGTCGGCGAGATATGCATCGCGAGCAGAACGCGTTGCATGTTGACGGCTT contains:
- a CDS encoding glutathione S-transferase N-terminal domain-containing protein, which gives rise to MIDLYYWPTPNGWKISIMLEECGLPYEVRRIRIGRGEQFEPKFLKVSPNNKIPAIVDHDPPGQNSPLAIFESGAILIYLAEKAGKFLPKDLPSRMSVLQWLMWQMGGLGPMAGQNGHFLLYANEKIPYAIGRYGEEVKRLYGVLDRRLGETQVYMAGDYSIADIATFPWIMTHKAQGLTLDDYPNIKRWYADIRARDAVQRGLALGKEHWGRKLDDKAREALFKTSAGEALQKEIT
- a CDS encoding tripartite tricarboxylate transporter substrate-binding protein, whose protein sequence is MTIRLKLASALLALSASCAMASDYPSRPITVIVPYGAGGPTDTVARIISQALSEQLGERLVIENVAAAGGTVGSARVARSDKDGYTLLFNHIGMATAPFFYPNAPAHPVKDFDPIGQVADVPMSLIGRQGLGADDGAKLIALAKQKGKEISIAHAGPGTASFLCSSLLQHATGMRPTEVSYNRGFAPAQVDLIAGRVDLICDQTTTTTNAINSGGAKAYAVTTKKRLETLPNVPTMNEIGVKDFELAIWHGFYAPKGTPKPIIDKLSAALEKALRSKLVADRFAELGAVPVSAEDATPAGLAKKLQSEMDRWGPVIQASQKPQSN
- a CDS encoding ABC transporter permease, with the protein product MMWTRLKALIIKELLAVLRDPRGRMVLIVPPIMQLFVFAYAATMEVRNVDIAVLNRDGGAASIELISRLQGSPTFHRIVRVTRNEEMAEAVNMQRVLLAMHISPTFSADIAARRPTDIQLILDGRRSNASQLAGAYVSQIVTAYSADITLRAGAEPAEPIVPRFWFNPALDTQWFMVPNLIAVIAVLIGLIVTGLSVARERELGTFDQLMVSPLRTHEILVGKTVPPLIIGHVHCTFYLLAAVFWFGLPVHGALAMFYIGVFFYLTALIGIGLFISSLSATQQQAILGSFLFMIPATLTSGFATPIDNMPTWLQHVTVINPLRYFIAIVRGVFLKGLPLDEMVRNTIPLILIAIVTLSVAAWMFRRRME
- a CDS encoding Bug family tripartite tricarboxylate transporter substrate binding protein, translated to MRIGTACRAGMLVLAMMGAAHAQEDYPSRNITLVVPFAAGSGADAVARILAQPLGLALGTNVVVDNKAGANGAIGATFVARAAPDGYTLILTSNTTHAANPNLMKNIAYDPIKDFAPVVRVGNFGYILATGPGAPGTTVPELVAYAKANPGKLSYAYGNATGVVAAEAFKRQTGTDIVKVPYKSTPPALTDLIAGRVAMMFVDLPSSSSHVESGALRALTVTSRDRSAMAPEIKSMKEVGLPEFDITAWAAIFAPAGTPPSVIAKLNTELRKIVDDPAIKKRLAAIGFDSFSSSSEELRVFVADELIKWTALIKDAGMQAE
- a CDS encoding CaiB/BaiF CoA transferase family protein, which produces MTLPMLEGIRVIDITQFVAGPVCSRLLADAGADVIKIELAPYGDRSRVQGFKPREAAYQRSSRSTYFFQHNHSKRSLALDFKHESGRKILRELIAKADVLVENFAPGVMARAGLSFEDMSKINPRLIMCSVSFAGQTGPLSTKPGYDYIAQAYSGVTSLIGEPDRSPSQMPIAIGDVSTGVSAAMAVGFALFHRERTGRGQHVEATLLDTYFHMHEANVPKVAIRGEKFAVERTGSQHPDGGPIGLFRCGDDTFISINVLSHQFAQFAKTIGRPELAEDPRYATAHGRRDNNADLVVIIEQWLATFPTRDEAMQVLDRERIPCAPVLTLHEAMRQPHLLDRGTVRKVHDDQIGDFLIPGAPARFSEWPQPEGLRVDMLGENNETVLKELGYSATDIAALYNDKVIVRDKLLETGDSVKSQERKTA